A single genomic interval of Aureliella helgolandensis harbors:
- a CDS encoding ArsR/SmtB family transcription factor has translation MTTTTETDVFAAISHPARRQMLDVLIEAERPVNAIAELFEMSRPAVSQHLRVLLNAGLVAEQRHGRERRYRLVPEQLAPVRDWIAHYEQFWDKHLQRLQEHVMKGDGK, from the coding sequence ATGACTACGACGACTGAAACCGATGTTTTTGCCGCCATCAGCCATCCGGCGCGCCGCCAGATGCTGGACGTCCTCATTGAGGCCGAGCGCCCAGTGAACGCGATTGCCGAACTGTTCGAGATGAGTCGGCCTGCGGTTTCGCAGCATCTGCGCGTGCTCTTAAACGCTGGACTTGTTGCGGAGCAAAGACACGGCCGAGAACGCCGCTACCGTTTAGTACCTGAGCAGCTAGCCCCGGTGCGGGATTGGATTGCGCACTACGAACAGTTCTGGGACAAGCATCTTCAGAGACTCCAAGAGCATGTAATGAAAGGAGACGGAAAGTGA
- a CDS encoding DUF6596 domain-containing protein, which produces MCLAYNEDYSASGGEALIRAELSGEVIRLAHLLLELLPDSEGMGLLALLLLLKSQRSARMSDRAIVLY; this is translated from the coding sequence ATTTGCCTCGCGTACAACGAAGACTATTCAGCATCAGGAGGTGAAGCGTTGATTCGGGCCGAACTTTCGGGAGAGGTGATTCGCTTGGCACATTTGCTTCTGGAACTGCTTCCCGATTCGGAAGGAATGGGTTTGCTCGCATTGCTACTGCTCCTCAAATCACAACGCTCGGCTCGCATGTCGGATCGGGCGATTGTATTGTATTGA
- a CDS encoding DUF899 family protein — MQNPIVSRGQWNTARAELLEKEKKHTHAGDALAAAWRRLPMTPMEPVTVVGPKGPIALQEVFESRKILLVYHFMWKLGTPHHKQCEGCTFSQVAMNDAVRSYLGERDVTYAVFCSGRSKSSSRNEISWAGPRRGTRLLTLTKH; from the coding sequence ATGCAAAACCCAATAGTCAGTCGAGGCCAATGGAATACGGCGCGTGCAGAATTGCTTGAAAAGGAAAAGAAGCATACACACGCTGGCGACGCGTTAGCCGCGGCGTGGCGACGACTGCCGATGACACCAATGGAGCCGGTAACAGTCGTGGGGCCGAAGGGACCGATTGCGTTGCAGGAAGTGTTCGAGAGCCGGAAAATTCTGCTCGTCTATCACTTCATGTGGAAACTTGGCACGCCGCACCACAAGCAATGTGAAGGATGCACGTTTAGTCAGGTCGCAATGAACGACGCCGTGCGTTCCTATCTCGGCGAGCGCGATGTGACCTACGCCGTCTTCTGCAGCGGGCGCTCGAAGAGCTCATCGCGTAACGAGATTTCATGGGCTGGACCGCGCCGTGGTACTCGACTGCTGACTCTGACGAAGCACTGA
- a CDS encoding DUF6250 domain-containing protein, which produces MKSFLLVLLAFGLAASTLADESPRAPGAAKPFVHPGLLHSRAELEFIQQKINTGQQPWQSAWEQLQADAGSSLAYTPKPFANVVRGVKNNPNIGSSDMSNDAAAAYAHALQWSLTQKKAHATKAIEILNAWATTLQSVSGHDARLLVGMDGVAFCNAAELIRHTSTEWRDEEQQRFEQMLRQVFYPVIEDFYPTANGNWDASMIQTMIAMGVFLDDRAMFDRAVNYYLHGAGNGSIRKYFNEFGECQESGRDQSHVQMGIGFLACACEMAWKQGVDLYGAADNRLALGFEYTAKYNLGQDVPYQSYRSVGDRYVYPTISRKGRGRFRPIYERGVHHYHDRMGLEMHYSRTVASKERPEGAHLQHMSWGTLLCHGLPVPTDSVPTDSVTVKPAGSGKKPAVLGHGAGLFKVGAQLAQDDFGNLNNWVVQIQERPGLAAAKVVARDHSLDCLLPGRGCTVWFKHKLSTRVAITYDVLCPTPEPAIQGLQPRDINNFWMASDPLDPDESLFDSNRYTGKFSSYDKIHGYYASTGGGGAGAANLTTRMRRYPREVDGKPAEHLALNDKDGKPDYLITPDKVMTVQLVAYDDVIQYIVDGKLIYQIARGDPIQVEGRDSEGQLTARTTVYDLDRIPVYREGYFGVRMVGTHHIYTNFQVYALEPEDGTETAQ; this is translated from the coding sequence ATGAAGTCCTTCCTTCTCGTTCTTCTCGCGTTTGGACTGGCGGCTTCGACGTTGGCCGACGAGAGCCCTAGAGCTCCAGGGGCGGCGAAGCCGTTCGTTCATCCAGGCCTGCTTCACAGTCGCGCCGAGCTGGAGTTCATTCAACAGAAGATCAACACCGGCCAGCAGCCGTGGCAGTCCGCCTGGGAGCAATTGCAAGCAGACGCAGGAAGTTCACTCGCTTACACCCCTAAGCCGTTCGCCAATGTTGTACGCGGAGTCAAGAACAATCCGAACATTGGCAGTTCAGATATGTCCAACGACGCGGCGGCGGCTTATGCCCATGCTTTGCAGTGGAGTCTTACGCAGAAAAAGGCGCACGCGACAAAAGCAATCGAGATTCTTAACGCGTGGGCCACCACGCTCCAGTCCGTTTCCGGTCACGATGCGCGGCTGTTGGTAGGCATGGACGGAGTAGCGTTCTGCAATGCGGCAGAGCTCATCCGACACACCAGCACTGAATGGCGGGACGAGGAACAGCAGCGATTTGAGCAAATGCTTCGGCAAGTCTTTTATCCAGTGATTGAGGACTTCTACCCCACCGCCAACGGCAATTGGGATGCCTCGATGATCCAGACCATGATCGCGATGGGAGTGTTTCTTGATGATCGTGCGATGTTTGACCGCGCGGTAAATTATTACTTGCATGGCGCAGGAAACGGCAGCATCAGAAAATATTTCAACGAGTTCGGAGAATGCCAGGAGAGTGGTCGAGATCAGTCGCACGTTCAGATGGGAATTGGCTTCCTCGCCTGCGCTTGTGAGATGGCCTGGAAGCAAGGCGTGGATCTGTACGGCGCTGCCGACAATCGTCTCGCGCTGGGATTTGAATACACTGCTAAATACAACCTAGGTCAAGACGTTCCTTACCAAAGCTATCGCAGTGTGGGGGACAGATACGTTTATCCCACCATCTCTCGAAAAGGCCGGGGACGCTTTCGACCGATCTACGAACGGGGCGTGCATCATTACCATGACCGAATGGGGCTGGAGATGCACTACAGCCGGACAGTGGCAAGCAAGGAACGCCCCGAAGGGGCGCACCTCCAACATATGTCGTGGGGGACTCTTTTGTGTCACGGATTGCCAGTTCCGACCGATTCAGTTCCGACCGATTCAGTAACGGTGAAACCGGCTGGCAGCGGGAAGAAGCCAGCGGTGCTCGGTCATGGGGCGGGGCTGTTCAAGGTCGGGGCGCAGCTGGCTCAGGATGATTTTGGAAACCTAAACAACTGGGTGGTCCAGATCCAGGAGCGACCGGGACTTGCGGCAGCCAAAGTCGTGGCAAGAGATCACTCGCTTGACTGTCTCTTGCCGGGACGCGGATGCACGGTGTGGTTCAAGCACAAGCTCTCCACTCGCGTGGCGATTACGTATGACGTGCTCTGCCCGACGCCCGAACCAGCGATTCAGGGACTCCAACCACGCGACATCAATAACTTCTGGATGGCTAGCGATCCATTGGATCCCGATGAGAGCCTCTTCGATTCGAACCGGTACACGGGCAAATTCTCATCCTACGACAAGATTCACGGCTATTACGCGAGCACAGGTGGTGGTGGTGCTGGAGCTGCCAACTTGACGACCCGAATGCGGCGGTATCCGCGTGAAGTGGACGGCAAACCAGCCGAGCATCTGGCGCTTAACGATAAGGACGGAAAACCGGACTACTTGATCACGCCAGATAAGGTCATGACGGTGCAGCTGGTAGCCTATGACGATGTGATTCAATACATCGTCGACGGCAAACTGATTTACCAGATCGCTCGGGGCGACCCGATTCAGGTCGAAGGCCGCGACAGCGAAGGCCAGCTAACTGCTCGGACAACCGTCTACGATCTTGATCGCATTCCGGTCTATCGGGAGGGCTATTTCGGGGTTCGCATGGTAGGTACGCACCACATCTATACGAATTTCCAGGTGTATGCCTTAGAGCCGGAAGACGGTACTGAAACAGCACAGTGA
- a CDS encoding alpha/beta hydrolase family protein has protein sequence MRIKVTALFVLVILGNSYTAASCLASDGPWDTAHLFQTPVWEKTEAAARPGMTGLLYDAIPVRGKRVQVFAYYNAPEGTAPDGGWPAVVCVHGGGGTAFDTWVKKWNDHGFAAISMDLEGHYPKEAGSRMEHPGLSRLGIFANYQDPLEEQWYFHAVAQAIQAHSLIRSFPEVNADKIGITGISWGGTLTSTIMGLDSRFKFAIPVYGCGFLPDSDGNQGLAIKPGPYSDFVNKYYDGSAYFANVTTPTLWVNGTNDTHFPMPSTQRSAQTISGPATLRFELRMKHGHGAGWRPPEIYAFADSIVNDGLPLATLAQAQIVGDQVKVIFSSASKVTQAELLYTRDTGLWPQRKWETAPAMMVDSLLSATVPVGASVVFFNLTDERDLMVSSEFIEIQ, from the coding sequence ATGAGAATCAAGGTAACGGCGCTGTTTGTGCTTGTCATTCTTGGCAACAGCTATACAGCAGCCAGCTGCCTGGCCAGCGATGGCCCATGGGATACCGCACATTTATTTCAGACCCCCGTGTGGGAAAAGACCGAGGCGGCGGCGAGGCCCGGAATGACCGGTCTGCTGTACGATGCGATTCCGGTGCGTGGTAAGCGGGTACAGGTCTTTGCCTACTACAACGCTCCCGAGGGAACGGCTCCCGATGGCGGCTGGCCAGCTGTGGTGTGTGTGCACGGCGGCGGGGGGACTGCGTTTGATACCTGGGTTAAGAAGTGGAATGACCACGGGTTCGCAGCGATCAGTATGGATTTGGAAGGTCATTATCCGAAGGAAGCTGGCAGCCGCATGGAGCACCCCGGTCTCAGTCGTTTAGGAATTTTTGCAAACTATCAAGATCCCCTCGAAGAGCAGTGGTATTTTCATGCGGTGGCACAAGCCATCCAGGCTCACTCGCTAATTCGATCATTCCCGGAAGTGAATGCCGACAAGATTGGCATCACGGGCATCAGTTGGGGTGGAACGCTGACCAGTACCATCATGGGACTGGACTCTCGGTTCAAATTTGCCATTCCCGTCTATGGCTGCGGCTTCCTGCCCGATTCCGATGGAAATCAGGGACTGGCAATTAAGCCTGGGCCCTACAGCGATTTTGTGAACAAGTACTACGATGGTTCGGCCTATTTTGCCAATGTCACCACTCCAACGCTCTGGGTGAACGGCACCAATGATACGCACTTCCCCATGCCGTCGACTCAGCGATCGGCGCAGACCATATCGGGCCCGGCGACGTTGCGCTTTGAGTTGAGAATGAAGCATGGACATGGGGCGGGCTGGCGACCGCCGGAGATTTATGCATTTGCCGACAGCATTGTGAACGACGGCTTGCCGTTGGCAACGCTGGCACAAGCGCAAATCGTAGGGGACCAGGTCAAGGTAATTTTCTCCTCCGCCTCGAAAGTCACGCAAGCGGAGCTTTTGTATACAAGAGATACAGGCCTGTGGCCCCAGCGAAAATGGGAAACTGCGCCGGCGATGATGGTTGACTCATTATTGAGCGCGACGGTTCCCGTCGGTGCGTCTGTCGTGTTCTTTAACCTCACCGATGAGCGTGACCTGATGGTCAGCTCTGAATTCATTGAGATTCAATAG
- a CDS encoding putative glycoside hydrolase — protein MVAKNEVKPADMFIESKQFFGWLFLVLVVFVVRGECWATDIYVSVGGHAQADGSATKPYGTIPDAVNAVRALRKSGNTAPAVIYLREGRHQLNQVLVLGLEDGNPISSKSIAFEKYGAGETSEADYLTFAAYPGERPIVSGAMPVTGWKRLESAPAELSTQAVGRVWVADMPAGLGRFQCLFDGRGRLRRARGAGFAYTKPGNQRTLHFPAGALKAWDNLEDVEIQVRPGRPWVINMLPLESVDEVSGTATTGVSATYGMSPLPGWVHNPSGATVWVENTLTALDEPGEWVVNTRTRKIYLWPSDPAADGSPHGILAPTTSELIRVEGTIDYDGPKDTPVRGIAFSGLTFTHADRLAWTNDENRLGWGLQHDWDMFDRPTAMLRFRGAEECRVTSCRFLYSGGSGVRMDLHAQRNRVEDCEFAHLGEAGILLAGYGPGTKDVNHHNSIINNYIHHFSEITWHSPGFWAWQSGHNRISHNELHHSGYAAVLITTRVNPSRDGGGANLDGEGARTVRRHEITPKENQARNGYEDWRNREKYIHSRHNLVEYNEISHSVQLLSDGNGIYVSGAGTGNIVRYNYLHDNQAHSLPAAIRCDDDQHDTLIYGNVLYKNHGFSASIASKGVNDIINNFIVDPVAVPRWGYLSFEWVPVTGSKVHRNIIISHPEGGNAYAARPRGGTRDGGEGPKLEQTDMDSNLYFHPTDPAWMDERLSKMRAIGKEKASLLGDPLFTDPAAGDFSFQPGSPALQLGIEPLDVSQMGRKKLDGSATHYPAFSWDHVPLYMHMRKATDFTQEELEYLAGFPLITLEKTTGSSTYGSTEDGSRAAAKAIKAVNRDACVLYYRNVMCNYSTYKVNSGLKDIPGAFLQDSDGNRKLHRGVRKVYDLSNPELRKWWVDHCVEMVGYDEIDGIFLDGNIKALEPAFLDQEIGSERKQAVAEGYTAMMKELRDRIPENKMLVANIIRARLTDSGLSYMPYFDGSYLEGIESPANGLTRVEYLANGIAAVQKAARQGKIICMSIGLGKAALTGLKIDDSRKKLARGANIQPRLEYCLALFLICAEKYSYFLPHDGYDVNYNRSSVWLTRFPEYDKPLGPPLGPAIQNGTTYTRDFESASVFLDIEKQAAKITWK, from the coding sequence ATGGTCGCAAAAAATGAAGTGAAGCCCGCTGATATGTTTATTGAATCCAAGCAATTCTTTGGCTGGTTGTTTCTGGTCTTGGTTGTTTTTGTTGTACGAGGTGAGTGTTGGGCAACGGACATCTATGTGTCGGTCGGCGGCCATGCGCAGGCCGATGGTAGCGCAACGAAACCCTACGGAACCATTCCGGATGCGGTGAACGCCGTACGAGCCTTGCGTAAATCGGGTAATACTGCGCCGGCGGTGATTTACCTCCGCGAGGGACGCCATCAGCTCAACCAAGTCTTAGTACTGGGGCTGGAGGACGGAAATCCCATCTCATCGAAATCGATAGCCTTTGAAAAATACGGCGCTGGTGAAACGTCCGAGGCAGATTATCTGACGTTCGCAGCGTATCCAGGCGAGAGGCCGATTGTGAGTGGGGCAATGCCGGTGACCGGTTGGAAGCGATTGGAATCCGCACCAGCTGAACTTTCCACCCAAGCGGTTGGGAGAGTATGGGTGGCCGACATGCCTGCCGGTCTCGGGAGATTTCAGTGTCTGTTCGACGGCCGTGGGCGTCTGCGCCGCGCCCGAGGTGCTGGATTTGCATACACGAAGCCGGGCAACCAGAGAACGCTGCACTTTCCTGCAGGTGCTTTGAAGGCATGGGACAACCTGGAGGATGTGGAGATCCAGGTAAGACCAGGTCGTCCCTGGGTAATCAATATGCTGCCACTCGAGTCCGTAGACGAAGTCTCTGGGACTGCGACAACGGGCGTTTCTGCAACGTATGGCATGAGCCCCTTACCCGGTTGGGTTCACAATCCTTCGGGCGCCACCGTATGGGTTGAAAACACTCTTACTGCATTGGATGAACCCGGAGAATGGGTGGTGAATACCCGAACGCGCAAGATCTATTTGTGGCCGTCTGATCCGGCTGCGGATGGATCACCTCACGGGATTCTAGCGCCCACAACGAGTGAACTGATTCGCGTCGAAGGAACCATCGACTATGACGGGCCCAAGGATACTCCGGTTCGAGGCATTGCCTTTTCCGGGCTGACCTTTACGCATGCGGACCGTTTGGCGTGGACCAACGACGAGAATCGCCTGGGCTGGGGGCTGCAGCATGATTGGGATATGTTCGACAGGCCCACTGCAATGCTCCGTTTCCGCGGCGCTGAAGAGTGCAGGGTTACCTCGTGTCGCTTTCTCTATTCTGGAGGCAGCGGAGTCCGCATGGATCTTCATGCCCAACGCAATCGAGTGGAGGATTGCGAATTTGCGCATCTGGGCGAGGCCGGGATTCTGCTCGCAGGCTACGGTCCTGGTACCAAAGACGTCAATCATCACAATAGTATTATCAATAACTACATTCATCATTTCAGTGAAATCACTTGGCATTCTCCAGGATTCTGGGCTTGGCAAAGTGGGCATAATCGGATTTCTCACAACGAGCTGCACCACAGTGGATACGCCGCAGTGCTCATCACGACCAGGGTCAACCCCAGCAGGGACGGAGGGGGGGCCAACTTAGACGGGGAAGGCGCCAGGACAGTGCGCCGCCATGAGATTACGCCTAAAGAGAATCAAGCCCGAAATGGTTATGAGGATTGGCGGAATCGTGAGAAATATATTCACTCGCGGCACAACTTGGTGGAATACAACGAGATTAGCCATTCGGTGCAATTGCTGTCCGACGGGAATGGTATCTATGTCTCCGGAGCAGGTACCGGCAATATTGTGCGCTACAATTACCTGCACGATAATCAAGCTCATTCACTACCAGCAGCGATCCGATGTGATGATGATCAGCATGACACGCTGATCTATGGAAATGTCCTGTACAAGAATCATGGATTTTCTGCCAGCATCGCCTCCAAAGGTGTTAATGATATCATCAACAATTTCATTGTCGATCCAGTGGCTGTGCCGCGGTGGGGCTATCTCAGCTTCGAATGGGTCCCGGTGACGGGCTCTAAGGTTCATCGCAACATAATTATTTCGCATCCGGAAGGTGGCAATGCCTATGCCGCCAGACCCAGAGGCGGAACGAGAGATGGGGGGGAAGGTCCCAAGCTCGAGCAAACCGACATGGATTCGAATCTCTATTTTCATCCGACCGACCCGGCCTGGATGGATGAACGTTTGAGCAAGATGCGTGCGATCGGCAAAGAGAAGGCCAGTCTTTTGGGCGATCCTCTGTTCACCGATCCGGCTGCTGGCGATTTCAGTTTCCAGCCCGGTAGCCCCGCTCTGCAGCTAGGTATTGAACCGCTGGATGTATCCCAAATGGGGCGCAAGAAGTTAGACGGTTCGGCCACGCATTACCCGGCCTTCAGCTGGGATCATGTTCCTCTGTATATGCACATGCGAAAGGCTACTGACTTTACACAGGAGGAGTTGGAATACCTGGCAGGATTCCCGCTGATCACTCTCGAGAAAACGACCGGCAGCAGTACTTATGGTTCCACTGAAGATGGATCCCGCGCGGCAGCCAAGGCTATCAAAGCAGTCAATCGAGATGCCTGCGTTCTTTACTACAGAAATGTCATGTGCAACTATTCTACCTACAAGGTGAATAGCGGGCTGAAGGATATCCCTGGGGCGTTCCTTCAGGACAGCGACGGGAATAGGAAGCTGCATCGGGGTGTGAGGAAAGTCTACGATCTGTCGAATCCCGAGCTGCGCAAATGGTGGGTCGATCATTGCGTGGAGATGGTGGGGTACGACGAGATCGACGGGATTTTCCTGGATGGCAATATCAAAGCTCTGGAGCCAGCCTTTCTTGATCAGGAAATCGGCTCCGAACGGAAGCAAGCAGTGGCTGAAGGCTACACGGCTATGATGAAAGAGCTCAGGGACCGGATTCCAGAGAACAAAATGTTGGTGGCAAATATTATCCGCGCAAGACTGACGGATTCCGGTTTGAGTTATATGCCGTATTTTGACGGATCCTACCTTGAGGGAATTGAAAGTCCAGCCAATGGTTTAACCCGCGTTGAGTATTTGGCCAACGGCATCGCTGCGGTTCAGAAAGCGGCACGCCAGGGTAAAATTATCTGCATGTCAATTGGACTGGGGAAAGCGGCGCTCACTGGGCTCAAGATCGATGACAGCCGGAAGAAGCTGGCGCGGGGCGCGAACATTCAGCCTCGCCTGGAGTATTGCTTGGCACTGTTCCTGATCTGCGCCGAGAAGTACAGCTATTTTCTTCCCCACGACGGATACGATGTGAACTACAATCGCAGTTCCGTCTGGCTCACACGGTTTCCTGAATATGACAAGCCCCTGGGGCCACCCTTGGGACCTGCCATTCAAAATGGAACTACCTACACCCGAGACTTTGAATCAGCAAGCGTGTTTCTGGATATTGAGAAGCAAGCAGCGAAGATAACTTGGAAGTAG
- a CDS encoding putative glycoside hydrolase, whose amino-acid sequence MHHKNLLNQCLVRWSQAARLLCSLALLCCLPPVLAAQSQDDKSPWILSDGSRFEPKDFFPKFSWEVTPQYFMFGDSQRVLLPEEVDSIASRTDFLCIEKSHGARALGAAELGAKHEVAAFKKIKPEVKVLFYFNAAYAWPFTSYNKAFTREKIDRHPELKQFLLVDPETGQLAHRRNTFSFDVLNPDFRHWWVDTVAQGVAESGSDGVFIDQMHGFAWLRKERSQEVERAMGEMMAALKKKLGHDKILLGNNANQALAKHVFPVIDASMFEHYNEKLLSKESLLQDWEDMLRIAKAGKMSIFRIGVDVAPSESPRQNQSEARRGRSKSVVALAKERLEYYLACYLIGAQPYSYFQYGWGWTLSSGSLQDYPELHKPLGAPKGAYHRKDSHGWVFTREFEHASVWVDTENREARITWRAESGD is encoded by the coding sequence TTGCACCACAAGAATTTACTGAATCAGTGCTTAGTGAGATGGTCCCAAGCGGCGCGTCTGTTGTGTTCTTTAGCTCTGTTATGTTGCTTGCCACCGGTTCTTGCTGCACAGAGTCAGGACGATAAATCTCCATGGATCTTGAGCGACGGCAGTCGTTTTGAGCCCAAGGACTTTTTTCCCAAGTTTAGTTGGGAGGTGACGCCACAGTACTTCATGTTTGGCGATTCGCAACGAGTGCTACTGCCGGAGGAAGTCGACTCCATCGCGTCTCGCACCGATTTTCTTTGTATTGAAAAATCGCACGGAGCCAGAGCACTAGGGGCCGCCGAGCTGGGGGCGAAACATGAGGTCGCCGCCTTCAAAAAAATCAAACCAGAAGTCAAAGTACTGTTCTACTTTAATGCGGCCTATGCCTGGCCTTTTACTTCGTACAACAAAGCGTTTACTCGCGAAAAAATCGACCGACATCCCGAATTGAAACAATTCTTGTTAGTCGATCCTGAAACAGGCCAACTGGCTCACCGCCGCAATACCTTCTCCTTCGATGTGCTCAACCCCGATTTTCGTCATTGGTGGGTTGATACGGTGGCCCAGGGGGTCGCCGAATCGGGCAGCGACGGTGTCTTTATCGACCAGATGCACGGATTTGCGTGGTTGCGAAAAGAGCGAAGCCAGGAAGTGGAAAGGGCGATGGGCGAGATGATGGCCGCGCTGAAAAAGAAGCTGGGCCACGACAAAATCTTATTGGGTAACAACGCCAATCAAGCGCTCGCCAAACATGTATTTCCGGTGATTGATGCCAGTATGTTCGAGCATTACAACGAAAAGCTCTTGAGTAAAGAGAGCCTGCTGCAAGACTGGGAAGACATGTTGCGCATTGCGAAGGCGGGGAAAATGTCGATCTTTCGAATTGGTGTCGACGTAGCGCCCAGCGAAAGTCCGCGACAAAACCAGTCGGAGGCAAGACGCGGGCGATCGAAATCAGTGGTCGCCTTGGCCAAAGAACGATTGGAGTACTATCTCGCCTGTTACTTGATCGGCGCCCAACCCTATTCCTACTTCCAGTACGGCTGGGGCTGGACTCTGTCGTCGGGCTCCCTGCAGGATTATCCCGAGTTGCATAAGCCGCTGGGGGCTCCAAAGGGTGCCTATCATCGCAAGGACAGTCACGGTTGGGTATTCACGCGGGAATTCGAGCATGCCAGCGTTTGGGTTGATACCGAAAACAGAGAGGCCAGGATCACGTGGCGCGCGGAGTCTGGCGATTAG
- a CDS encoding transporter produces the protein MNKLTTTIMLALLACGSPLWADDNHRGRADKHAPASLMGDHVHKPGEWMVEYKYMNMYMNGNRVGDQRLSDQDAILWGATSDPVTNRGASPTEMTHEMHMLHLMRGYTENVTLYAMIMMPSITMDHIRGPMNPAGAGTFFTTHNSGFGDTSFGALVRLYYDDDDDVILNLGGSAPTGRIFRISSLPTDGAMEQPLPYPMRLGSGTFNAKPGITWKRYFDFGSFGTQFQTDLPIGHNYRGYSVSDEFRLNNWYSHLLTENLSTSIRVENLWRTNYGGADPMAPDGLISTNVESFRGGYSLNLGLGCAALLNAHLLNVEFVPTLYQNLNGIQLETDWTMAASWSKSF, from the coding sequence ATGAACAAACTGACTACGACAATCATGCTAGCGTTGCTAGCGTGCGGCTCTCCACTATGGGCTGATGACAACCATCGCGGTCGTGCCGACAAGCACGCTCCAGCTTCTCTAATGGGAGATCATGTCCACAAACCGGGTGAATGGATGGTCGAGTACAAGTACATGAACATGTACATGAATGGTAATCGAGTTGGTGATCAGCGGCTTAGCGATCAAGATGCCATACTTTGGGGCGCAACCAGCGATCCAGTGACGAATCGTGGTGCGTCACCAACTGAAATGACCCATGAGATGCATATGTTGCACCTGATGCGAGGATACACCGAAAACGTTACCTTGTACGCGATGATCATGATGCCAAGCATTACCATGGATCACATACGCGGTCCCATGAATCCTGCTGGGGCTGGGACTTTCTTCACGACACACAATAGCGGTTTCGGCGACACTTCGTTCGGGGCTTTGGTGAGACTGTATTACGACGACGACGACGACGTCATTCTGAATCTAGGTGGTTCTGCTCCGACGGGACGCATTTTTCGGATTTCATCCCTACCAACCGACGGAGCTATGGAGCAGCCTCTACCCTATCCAATGCGCCTAGGTTCCGGCACGTTCAACGCAAAGCCGGGAATCACCTGGAAACGCTATTTTGATTTCGGTTCGTTCGGTACCCAGTTCCAAACAGATCTCCCGATTGGGCATAACTATCGCGGTTACTCTGTCAGTGACGAGTTCAGATTAAATAATTGGTACAGCCACCTGCTAACCGAAAATTTGTCTACGAGCATTCGTGTAGAGAACTTATGGCGCACCAACTACGGCGGTGCTGACCCTATGGCGCCAGACGGTTTGATTAGCACTAATGTTGAGAGCTTCCGAGGCGGCTATTCGTTGAATCTTGGACTTGGATGTGCCGCCTTGTTGAACGCCCATCTGCTGAACGTCGAATTCGTTCCAACGCTGTATCAAAATCTGAACGGCATACAGCTCGAAACCGACTGGACTATGGCTGCGAGCTGGTCAAAGAGTTTCTAG